The sequence TTAGATAGGCGGGTGGTTTTGGTTATATTGTATCATGCGAAATGGCTGTTATCCACGAATGATGGTAGTAAAAGGGAGGATAAAACATGTATCGTACTGCACGGAACGGGAAAAAATTATCTATTGATGAGGCGGCAAAAAGGTTATTTATCAGTGCCAGGTCGTTAAGCAACTATGAACTGGGGACTCAAAAGCCTTCGCCGGATGTGGCTATTCAAATGGACCGGGTGTATGAAGATCCAAAACTAAGTGCTTGGTATTGTCGGAATGAGTGTGCCATTGGCCAGCAGTATTGCTATGATTTGTTGAATAATGTGGACCTGTCGCCGATGGGGATATTGACCAAGTATCGCCAGGAAGAAGCAGAGGCCCATGAAGCACTGGAAAAAATAGCACTACTGCTCTTGAATAAAAGGAACAAGAAGGACTGTACAGACCAGGAAATTAAGGAATTGGAAAGATGGTCTCAGGAGATGCTGGATCTGGAACATGTGATTGAAACTTTAAAAATCAGATTGTGGGATTTTCTGAATGTAGCGGATCTGGTAAGAGATCATAATGAAAAATGTAAGCGGAAAAAATATGTAGTGGATGAAGAAGATCAAA comes from Tindallia californiensis and encodes:
- a CDS encoding helix-turn-helix domain-containing protein, with the translated sequence MYRTARNGKKLSIDEAAKRLFISARSLSNYELGTQKPSPDVAIQMDRVYEDPKLSAWYCRNECAIGQQYCYDLLNNVDLSPMGILTKYRQEEAEAHEALEKIALLLLNKRNKKDCTDQEIKELERWSQEMLDLEHVIETLKIRLWDFLNVADLVRDHNEKCKRKKYVVDEEDQKMERSHSAATEVRPKEKLLCK